One region of Bubalus kerabau isolate K-KA32 ecotype Philippines breed swamp buffalo chromosome 6, PCC_UOA_SB_1v2, whole genome shotgun sequence genomic DNA includes:
- the BCL10 gene encoding B-cell lymphoma/leukemia 10, whose product MEPTAPSLTEEDLTEVKKDALENLRVYLCEKIIAERHFDHLRAKKILSREDTEEISCRTSSRKRAGKLLDYLQENPKGLDTLVESIRREKTQNFLIQKITDEVLKLRNIKLEHLKGLKCSSCEPFPDGATNNLSRSNSDESNFSEKLRVSTIMYHPEGESSTAPFFSTDSSLNLPVLEVGRTENPTFSSTTLPRPGDPGAPPLPPELQLEEEGNSSEMFLPLRSRAVLRQ is encoded by the exons gcTTTAGAAAATTTGCGTGTATACCTGTGTGAAAAAATCATAGCTGAGAGACATTTTGATCATCTACGAGCAAAAAAAATACTCAGTAGAGAAGACACTGAAGAAATTTCTTGCCGAACATCAAGTAGAAAAAGGGCTGGAAAACTGTTAGACTACTTACAAGAAAACCCCAAAGGACTGGATACCCTGGTAGAATCTATTCGACGAGAAAAAACACAGAACTTCCTAATACAGAAGATTACAGATGAAGTGCTGAAACTTAGGAATATAAAACTAGAGCATCTGAAAG GACTGAAATGTAGCAGCTGTGAGCCTTTTCCTGATGGAGCCACAAATAACCTCTCTAGATCAAATTCGGATGAGAGTAATTTCTCTGAGAAACTGAGAGTATCCACCATCATGTATCACCCAGAAGGAGAATCCAGCACGGCCCCCTTTTTTTCTACCGATTCTTCTCtgaatttgcctgttctagaaGTAGGCAGAACTGAAAATCCCACCTTCTCTTCAACTACACTTCCAAGACCTGGGGACCCTGGGGCTCCTCCTTTGCCTCCAGAGCTGCAGTTAGAAGAAGAAGGAAACTCTAGTGAGATGTTTCTTCCCTTACGATCACGTGCTGTTTTGCGGCAATGA